A window of Dorea formicigenerans contains these coding sequences:
- a CDS encoding helix-turn-helix domain-containing protein: MTIGDKIKKIRTFRNMTQAELGAALGWGDKGANRLAQYETNYRVPRKDLVTEMAKILDVNPLTLHEPTTMDASELMEILFWIDEFNPAAINLFQLETYPGKKCNSSEGTAVRYHDSDNWPAHPPVGMWFNYGVLNDFMKEWLLRKEELKSGKITRDEYFEWKINWPQTCDGCGKYEPKRQWRSANAELSET, encoded by the coding sequence ATGACAATCGGTGATAAAATAAAAAAAATCCGGACATTCCGGAATATGACACAGGCAGAACTTGGTGCTGCCCTCGGTTGGGGCGATAAAGGTGCAAATCGTCTTGCCCAATATGAAACGAATTACCGGGTTCCCCGCAAAGATCTGGTAACTGAAATGGCTAAGATTCTGGACGTAAACCCACTGACACTACATGAGCCAACCACGATGGACGCCTCTGAACTGATGGAAATTCTGTTCTGGATTGATGAATTTAACCCAGCAGCTATTAATCTCTTTCAGTTAGAAACCTATCCGGGTAAAAAATGCAATTCCAGTGAGGGTACCGCTGTCCGTTATCATGATTCTGATAACTGGCCGGCTCATCCACCTGTTGGTATGTGGTTCAATTATGGAGTTCTCAATGATTTTATGAAAGAATGGCTTCTCAGAAAAGAAGAATTGAAATCCGGTAAAATTACCAGAGATGAGTATTTTGAGTGGAAAATTAACTGGCCACAGACCTGTGATGGGTGTGGGAAATATGAGCCGAAAAGGCAATGGCGATCTGCAAATGCAGAACTTAGTGAAACTTAG
- a CDS encoding recombinase family protein, protein MLQTDKITALYCRLSQEDMQAGESESIQNQKLILQKYADEHHFFNTRFFVDDGFSGVSFEREGLQAMLHEVEAGNVATVITKDLSRLGRNYLKTGELIEIVFPEYEVRYIAINDGVDTAREDNEFTPLRNWFNEFYARDTSKKIRAVKQAKAQKGERVNGEAPYGYLIDPDNRNHLIPDPETAHVVKQIFAMYVRGDRMCEIQNWLRDNEILTVGELRYRRTGSKRHPRPQLNAWYNWPDKTLYDILTRKEYLGHTITGKTYKVSYKSKKTKKNPEEKRYFFPNTHEPLIDEETFELAQKRIATRQRPTKVDEIDLFSGLLFCGDCGYKMYAVRGAGTLERKHAYTCGNYRNRARNDMLCTTHYIRKSVLKELVLADLQRVTSYVKEHEQEFIETANECSAKAVQKTLTQQRKELDKAQNRINELNILFRKLYEDNALGKLSDEQFAFLTSGYDEEKKTLTRRIAELSQEIDNATERSADVKRFVALVRRYTAIEELTYENVHEFIDRILIHELDKETNTRKIEIFYSFVGRVDTGDKPTESISYFRQIGADVKSYAI, encoded by the coding sequence ATGTTACAGACAGACAAGATTACCGCTTTATATTGCAGATTGAGCCAGGAAGATATGCAAGCCGGGGAAAGCGAGAGCATACAGAACCAAAAACTGATTTTACAAAAGTATGCTGACGAACACCACTTTTTCAACACGCGCTTTTTCGTAGACGACGGATTTTCCGGCGTGAGCTTTGAGCGTGAGGGGCTTCAAGCCATGCTGCATGAGGTTGAAGCCGGGAACGTGGCGACCGTCATAACAAAAGACCTTTCCCGTCTGGGACGTAATTATCTGAAAACCGGGGAGCTGATAGAGATTGTCTTTCCCGAATATGAAGTGCGCTACATTGCCATTAACGACGGTGTAGACACAGCAAGGGAAGATAACGAGTTTACCCCTCTGCGGAACTGGTTCAACGAGTTTTACGCCCGCGACACCTCAAAGAAAATCCGGGCTGTCAAACAGGCAAAGGCGCAGAAAGGCGAGCGCGTCAACGGCGAAGCTCCTTACGGCTACCTTATCGACCCGGATAACCGCAATCATCTGATACCCGACCCGGAAACGGCGCACGTCGTAAAACAGATTTTTGCAATGTATGTACGGGGCGACCGTATGTGTGAAATCCAGAACTGGCTGCGGGACAATGAAATACTGACCGTCGGGGAACTGCGCTACCGCAGGACAGGGAGCAAACGCCACCCCCGCCCACAGCTCAACGCATGGTACAACTGGCCGGATAAGACGCTGTACGACATTCTGACAAGGAAAGAATATTTAGGGCATACCATAACCGGGAAAACCTACAAGGTATCTTATAAGTCGAAAAAGACGAAAAAGAACCCGGAGGAAAAAAGGTATTTCTTCCCCAACACTCACGAACCTTTGATTGATGAAGAAACCTTTGAACTTGCACAGAAGCGGATTGCCACCCGGCAACGCCCGACAAAGGTTGATGAAATTGACCTGTTTTCCGGGCTGCTCTTTTGCGGGGACTGCGGCTACAAAATGTATGCAGTACGCGGAGCCGGGACGCTTGAACGGAAACACGCCTACACTTGCGGCAACTACCGCAACCGGGCAAGAAATGATATGCTCTGCACTACGCATTATATCCGCAAAAGCGTATTGAAAGAACTTGTCCTTGCAGACTTGCAGCGAGTAACGTCTTATGTGAAAGAGCATGAACAGGAGTTTATCGAAACAGCCAACGAGTGCAGCGCAAAGGCAGTACAAAAGACGCTGACACAGCAGCGGAAAGAGCTTGACAAGGCGCAGAACCGTATTAACGAGCTGAACATCTTATTCCGCAAGCTCTACGAGGACAACGCTTTAGGGAAACTTTCAGATGAACAATTTGCTTTTCTGACTTCCGGCTATGATGAAGAAAAAAAGACGCTGACCCGGAGGATTGCGGAGCTGTCACAGGAAATCGACAACGCCACCGAGCGCAGCGCGGACGTAAAAAGGTTTGTCGCACTGGTACGCAGATACACAGCGATTGAAGAACTGACCTACGAAAACGTCCATGAATTTATTGACCGTATTCTTATTCACGAACTGGATAAGGAAACGAACACCCGCAAAATCGAAATCTTTTATAGCTTTGTCGGCAGAGTTGATACAGGTGACAAGCCTACCGAAAGTATCTCCTATTTCAGACAGATAGGAGCCGACGTAAAGAGTTATGCTATCTAA
- a CDS encoding ABC transporter ATP-binding protein, giving the protein MKEKKKSAISWILTWAGQKRIAYVWSVLLAIGNVVFKILPYFIIADIVKLFLNGEKEFEIYLAKAVLIALSFIIAELLHSLSTALSHKATFAVLANIRKSCCDKLARVPLGYVKDTPSGTFKNIMVERIDSIETTLAHIVPEFTSNLLAPIVILIYFFLTDWRLALWSLVPVIVGFLSYFGMMLDYKPSFERTVQTTKDLNDAAVEYIDGIEVIKAFGKTESSYAKFTKAAFEYADSFISWMKRCSIFHGLMMVVTPYTLLTVLPFGAHYVANGTLAISDFVICIILSLGIVGPLITVGSYTDDLGKIGVIVGEVAGILEQPELERPEKSKSVPKDNSVTLENVRFGYHDKEILHGVTMELKAGTVNAIVGPSGSGKSTIAKLIASLWDVDSGSIKIGGVDVKEMSLADFNRKIAYVAQDNYLFNETVRENIRQGNPEATDEQIIEVTKKSGCYEFIMQLENGFDTVVGGAGGHLSGGERQRISIARAMLKDAPIVILDEATAYTDPENEAILQNSIAKLVAGKTLIVIAHRLSTVKDSDQIFVVNDGNVTAHGTHEELLMLCPLYKEMWDAHISVKDTVKEGE; this is encoded by the coding sequence GTGAAAGAAAAAAAGAAGTCGGCAATCAGCTGGATCCTGACATGGGCCGGACAAAAAAGAATTGCCTATGTATGGAGTGTGTTACTTGCAATCGGAAATGTGGTTTTTAAGATTTTGCCGTATTTTATTATTGCAGATATAGTAAAGCTGTTTTTAAATGGTGAAAAGGAGTTTGAAATATATCTTGCAAAAGCGGTTCTGATTGCATTATCGTTTATCATTGCAGAACTGCTTCATTCACTTTCGACAGCATTGTCACATAAAGCAACGTTTGCAGTACTTGCAAATATAAGAAAATCCTGCTGTGACAAGCTGGCGCGGGTACCTCTTGGCTATGTGAAAGACACACCTTCCGGTACATTTAAAAATATTATGGTGGAAAGAATCGACAGTATCGAGACAACACTGGCGCATATTGTCCCGGAATTCACGTCCAATCTGCTGGCACCGATTGTGATTTTGATTTATTTCTTCCTGACAGACTGGAGACTGGCACTCTGGTCATTGGTGCCGGTTATAGTGGGATTTCTTTCCTATTTTGGAATGATGCTGGATTATAAACCAAGCTTCGAGAGAACGGTTCAGACAACAAAAGATCTGAATGATGCGGCAGTGGAATATATTGACGGAATCGAAGTGATCAAGGCATTTGGAAAGACAGAAAGTTCTTATGCCAAATTTACAAAGGCGGCTTTTGAATATGCAGATTCCTTTATTTCCTGGATGAAACGGTGCTCGATCTTTCATGGACTGATGATGGTGGTCACACCTTATACGCTTCTTACGGTATTGCCGTTTGGGGCACATTATGTAGCCAATGGAACACTTGCGATTTCAGATTTTGTCATCTGCATTATTTTATCACTTGGAATCGTTGGACCGTTGATCACAGTGGGTTCCTATACAGATGATCTTGGCAAGATCGGAGTGATTGTTGGTGAAGTGGCAGGAATTCTGGAACAGCCGGAGCTTGAACGTCCAGAGAAAAGTAAAAGTGTTCCAAAAGATAACTCCGTTACACTTGAAAATGTCAGGTTTGGTTATCACGACAAAGAGATTCTGCATGGAGTAACTATGGAGCTAAAAGCAGGAACGGTAAATGCAATCGTAGGACCTTCCGGAAGCGGAAAGTCAACCATCGCAAAGCTGATTGCGTCCTTGTGGGATGTGGATTCCGGAAGTATTAAAATCGGTGGAGTTGATGTCAAAGAAATGTCGCTTGCAGATTTTAATCGGAAAATTGCATATGTTGCACAGGATAATTATCTGTTCAATGAAACGGTACGTGAAAATATTAGACAGGGAAATCCGGAGGCTACAGATGAACAGATCATCGAGGTGACAAAGAAAAGCGGATGCTATGAATTTATCATGCAGCTTGAGAACGGATTTGATACGGTTGTAGGAGGTGCAGGAGGACATCTGTCAGGAGGAGAGAGGCAGCGTATCTCCATTGCAAGGGCAATGCTGAAGGATGCTCCGATTGTAATTCTTGATGAGGCAACTGCTTATACGGATCCGGAAAATGAGGCGATTCTGCAGAATTCTATTGCAAAACTGGTAGCAGGGAAGACACTGATCGTAATCGCACACAGGCTTTCTACCGTTAAGGACAGTGATCAGATCTTTGTCGTAAATGATGGAAATGTAACAGCACATGGTACACATGAGGAACTACTGATGTTATGCCCGCTTTATAAGGAAATGTGGGATGCCCATATTTCTGTAAAAGATACGGTGAAGGAGGGAGAATGA
- a CDS encoding ABC transporter ATP-binding protein, with amino-acid sequence MFGILAKFFRFSGRENGNKFKLSIVIGLIEALASAMKIPAIMYILIGLMSGKPIGKYIGGSIAIMVIAIVVDVICKRYSTVLQTEGGYNASAFMRIKIAEHLRYLPMGYFNANSIGEISSITTNTMETLGDVAARVVMLTMQGILETSMIILMLFLFDWRIGLTAAAGVLIFFGVNAVMQNAGKNDSEQKVVCDTELVNQIMEYLQGISEVKSYNLLGKQAKRLNDANEACEKINTKMEMLFVPYHFLQSVITKTTGAVIVACSAYFYINGTMSAVYAIGMTISAFMLYASLECAGNYSSLLHVVSVCVDKANAILELDTMDIDGKEIQPENYDIRLSNVSFSYDKRKIIDDISLSIPQKTTTAIVGPSGGGKSTLCNLIARFWDVDSGEVTLGGVNVKDYSMNSLMRNFSFVFQSVYLFADTIENNIKFGRQDASHEEVVEAAKKACCHDFISKLPDGYDTVIGEGGATLSGGEKQRISIARAIMKDAPIVILDEATANVDPENEKELMDAVDALTKEKTIIMIAHRLKTVRHADQIVVVDKGRIVQQGTHEQLMKQEGIYKRFVDARQQAVSWKLAH; translated from the coding sequence ATGTTTGGAATTCTGGCAAAATTCTTTCGTTTTTCAGGTAGGGAAAATGGTAATAAATTTAAACTGTCGATAGTGATCGGACTTATAGAGGCTCTCGCTTCAGCAATGAAGATACCGGCTATTATGTACATATTGATTGGTTTGATGAGTGGAAAACCAATAGGAAAATATATTGGTGGTTCAATTGCGATCATGGTGATTGCAATTGTAGTTGATGTCATCTGTAAGAGATACTCTACAGTGCTTCAGACAGAAGGAGGATATAATGCGAGTGCTTTTATGAGAATCAAGATTGCAGAGCATCTGCGCTATCTGCCGATGGGATATTTTAATGCCAACAGCATCGGGGAAATTTCTTCTATTACGACGAATACAATGGAAACACTTGGCGATGTAGCTGCGAGAGTGGTTATGCTGACCATGCAGGGAATTCTGGAAACATCCATGATCATTCTTATGCTGTTTCTTTTTGACTGGAGAATTGGACTGACAGCTGCAGCAGGAGTGCTTATTTTCTTTGGTGTAAATGCTGTGATGCAGAATGCAGGGAAAAACGATTCAGAGCAAAAAGTGGTATGCGATACAGAGCTTGTAAATCAGATCATGGAGTATCTGCAGGGAATATCAGAAGTAAAATCATACAACCTGCTTGGAAAACAGGCAAAAAGATTAAATGATGCAAATGAAGCATGCGAAAAGATTAATACAAAGATGGAGATGTTGTTTGTCCCTTATCATTTTCTGCAAAGCGTCATAACAAAAACCACAGGTGCAGTAATCGTAGCATGCAGTGCATATTTTTATATTAATGGAACTATGAGTGCGGTCTATGCAATTGGTATGACAATCTCAGCATTTATGCTTTATGCCAGTCTGGAATGTGCAGGAAATTATTCATCTCTTTTACATGTGGTAAGCGTATGTGTAGATAAAGCAAATGCAATATTGGAGCTGGATACCATGGATATCGACGGTAAAGAAATACAGCCGGAAAATTACGATATTAGACTTTCTAATGTTTCGTTTTCTTATGACAAACGGAAGATCATTGATGATATATCGCTCTCTATTCCGCAGAAAACGACGACAGCAATCGTTGGACCATCTGGTGGAGGAAAATCAACACTTTGCAATCTGATTGCCAGGTTCTGGGATGTGGATTCCGGGGAAGTGACACTTGGAGGTGTGAATGTAAAAGACTACAGCATGAACAGTCTGATGCGTAATTTTTCATTTGTATTTCAGTCGGTGTATTTGTTCGCAGACACCATTGAGAATAATATTAAATTCGGACGTCAGGATGCAAGTCATGAGGAAGTGGTGGAAGCGGCGAAGAAAGCGTGCTGTCATGATTTTATCAGCAAACTTCCGGATGGGTACGACACAGTGATTGGAGAAGGTGGAGCCACACTTTCCGGCGGTGAGAAACAGCGTATTTCGATAGCCAGAGCGATTATGAAGGATGCGCCAATCGTCATATTGGATGAAGCAACGGCAAATGTTGATCCAGAGAATGAAAAGGAGCTGATGGATGCAGTAGATGCACTTACAAAGGAAAAAACGATTATTATGATTGCCCACAGATTAAAAACGGTCAGACATGCAGACCAGATTGTGGTTGTTGACAAAGGAAGAATTGTACAGCAGGGAACACATGAGCAACTAATGAAGCAGGAAGGCATTTATAAGAGATTTGTGGATGCAAGGCAGCAGGCAGTAAGCTGGAAACTGGCCCACTGA
- a CDS encoding DUF6870 family protein encodes MVNQSVIDSSVDLEQLKDIEDLIPDMDKAISEKVETFLDKSGNQPYAHMNEGYVVVVEMTGEMDATDAISDYLRKRTELMY; translated from the coding sequence ATGGTGAATCAGTCGGTAATAGATTCTAGTGTTGATCTGGAGCAGTTAAAGGACATTGAAGATTTAATTCCTGATATGGATAAAGCTATTTCTGAGAAAGTGGAAACTTTTCTGGATAAATCCGGCAATCAACCGTATGCTCACATGAATGAAGGGTATGTGGTGGTCGTGGAAATGACCGGAGAAATGGATGCCACAGATGCCATTAGTGATTATCTTAGAAAAAGAACGGAGTTGATGTATTAG
- a CDS encoding transposon-encoded TnpW family protein, with translation MDLLLFIDYIICLRKKGGFSLTQNQTPVTTTEHKIGKVTYLVCSSASERATDTLDKKIKKLIRKDMELNPANARK, from the coding sequence GTGGACTTGCTGCTATTCATAGACTATATTATATGTTTGCGAAAGAAAGGGGGATTTTCTTTGACGCAAAACCAAACGCCCGTTACCACAACGGAGCATAAAATAGGAAAAGTTACTTACCTTGTATGTTCGTCCGCAAGTGAACGCGCAACGGACACACTGGATAAAAAGATAAAAAAACTCATTCGCAAAGACATGGAACTGAACCCCGCAAACGCCCGGAAATAG